In Blautia sp. SC05B48, a single genomic region encodes these proteins:
- a CDS encoding MarR family winged helix-turn-helix transcriptional regulator yields MDNREVINDVLVNLFNEILRLEEEAIITDKYKDISNNDMHIIEAVGLGGGNMSSIAAKLKITVGSLTTSMNSLVKKGYVKRERSEKDRRVVFIQLTNKGRMAYHHHAEFHRQMTEAVIAELNENETEVLVKALDGLRKFFRQYHEQ; encoded by the coding sequence GTGGACAATCGGGAAGTTATAAATGACGTGCTGGTGAATCTGTTCAATGAGATCCTCCGACTGGAGGAGGAAGCCATCATCACAGATAAATATAAAGATATTTCCAATAATGATATGCACATTATCGAGGCTGTAGGTCTTGGAGGAGGGAACATGTCCTCCATTGCAGCTAAGCTTAAGATCACTGTAGGCTCCCTCACAACATCTATGAACAGTCTTGTAAAAAAAGGCTATGTGAAGAGAGAACGAAGTGAGAAGGACCGGCGTGTGGTATTTATCCAGCTTACAAATAAGGGACGTATGGCATATCATCATCATGCGGAGTTTCACAGGCAGATGACAGAAGCGGTGATCGCAGAGCTGAATGAGAATGAGACAGAAGTGCTGGTAAAAGCACTGGACGGACTGCGTAAATTTTTCAGACAGTATCATGAACAATAA
- a CDS encoding DNA-3-methyladenine glycosylase family protein, producing MITVELEHFSLDKICDSGQCFRMKKLGDGHFSMVAGDQYLEMHQKDGVVDFCCSQEEFICYWVLYFDLDTDYEAYMNAANPRDKYLGAAIKAGDGIRILRQDLWEMIVTFLISQQNNIKRIRKCIETICRKYGERKISSAGVEYYAFPTVEALSQATEEELRGCGLGYRAKYIAVTARTIASGQISLEKIYNMRYHPAKKELMKLCGVGEKVAECICLFALHHMDAFPIDTHIRQVMDVHYKRGFPNRRYRGMRGIMQQYIFYYDLYS from the coding sequence ATGATCACAGTAGAACTGGAACATTTCAGCCTTGATAAAATATGCGATTCCGGACAGTGCTTCCGGATGAAAAAGCTTGGAGACGGACATTTTTCCATGGTGGCGGGAGACCAGTATCTGGAAATGCATCAGAAAGACGGAGTGGTGGATTTTTGCTGCTCTCAGGAGGAGTTTATCTGTTACTGGGTGCTTTATTTTGATCTGGATACGGATTATGAAGCTTACATGAATGCGGCTAATCCACGGGATAAATATCTGGGTGCCGCAATAAAGGCAGGAGACGGGATACGGATATTAAGACAGGATCTCTGGGAAATGATCGTTACGTTTTTGATATCTCAGCAGAACAATATCAAGCGTATCCGCAAATGTATCGAAACCATCTGCCGGAAATACGGAGAGCGAAAAATTTCATCTGCAGGTGTGGAATACTACGCTTTTCCGACTGTAGAGGCGCTGAGTCAGGCAACGGAAGAGGAGTTAAGAGGATGCGGCCTGGGATACCGGGCAAAATATATCGCAGTAACGGCCAGGACCATTGCATCCGGCCAGATCTCTCTGGAAAAAATCTATAATATGCGTTACCATCCGGCAAAGAAGGAGCTGATGAAGCTCTGTGGTGTGGGAGAAAAGGTAGCTGAGTGTATCTGCCTGTTTGCACTGCATCATATGGATGCTTTTCCCATAGATACCCACATCCGTCAGGTCATGGACGTGCATTACAAAAGAGGATTTCCCAACCGCAGATACAGAGGAATGCGTGGGATCATGCAGCAGTATATTTTTTACTATGACTTGTACTCATAG
- a CDS encoding alpha/beta hydrolase, which translates to MKIKEKSTEEKVIRKYLLRLRQPRIKKKENRYYIRGYKGTEVIIRTDHEILKRIAYRRTCVKQVCIPGRYGTETKYIYTRKENRRSRPIIVPGIPTGRETAMPRAVRTVLHALSYGGIEVEASRKLADLKKMDPMRIFYRTLDAEVYNGDYKVPIRLFFPTEEDMENGAAFGKKPPVILFFHGGGWVTESVENYQRVCARMAQSTGQIVASVEYRLAPEYRFPVGLMDCYAAAKIFYTNRFLLNTDPDRITIMGDSAGGNLAAAVCMMARDRGEFFPKKQILIYPALNNCYTEDSPFESVKTNGTGYLLTAEKMEDYLKLYESCPEDRRNPYFAPILEKDLRNMPDTLILTAEFDPLRDEGEAFGEKLKEAGNRVEVHRIAGAFHGYFALGIKFLHVQESFAYVNRFLETEEQEEGKHHEERICTVEKT; encoded by the coding sequence GTGAAAATAAAGGAAAAATCCACGGAGGAAAAAGTAATCAGAAAATATTTACTGCGATTGAGACAACCACGTATAAAAAAGAAAGAAAACAGATATTATATCCGGGGCTATAAGGGAACGGAAGTGATCATCCGTACAGATCATGAGATTTTGAAGAGGATTGCCTACAGGCGTACCTGCGTGAAACAAGTCTGCATTCCTGGAAGATATGGAACAGAAACAAAATATATCTATACAAGAAAAGAAAACAGAAGAAGCCGCCCGATCATAGTTCCGGGCATTCCGACCGGGAGAGAAACTGCTATGCCACGTGCCGTGCGGACAGTGCTCCATGCTCTTTCCTATGGCGGGATCGAAGTGGAGGCTTCCAGAAAGCTGGCAGATCTTAAGAAGATGGATCCTATGAGGATCTTTTACAGGACACTGGATGCGGAAGTTTATAACGGAGACTATAAAGTGCCGATCCGTCTGTTTTTTCCAACAGAAGAGGACATGGAAAACGGTGCCGCCTTCGGAAAAAAACCACCGGTGATCCTGTTTTTCCATGGTGGTGGCTGGGTTACGGAAAGTGTAGAGAATTATCAGCGGGTTTGTGCCAGAATGGCACAGTCTACCGGTCAGATCGTGGCGTCTGTTGAATACAGGCTGGCACCGGAATACCGTTTCCCGGTGGGACTGATGGATTGTTATGCAGCTGCGAAGATTTTTTACACCAATCGTTTTCTTCTGAATACGGATCCGGATCGTATCACCATTATGGGAGATAGTGCAGGCGGAAATCTGGCAGCGGCTGTATGTATGATGGCCAGAGACCGCGGAGAATTTTTTCCGAAAAAACAGATTCTTATTTATCCGGCACTGAACAACTGTTATACGGAAGACTCTCCCTTTGAATCCGTAAAAACAAACGGAACCGGCTATCTTCTCACAGCAGAGAAGATGGAAGATTATCTGAAACTCTATGAGAGTTGTCCGGAAGACAGGAGGAATCCATATTTTGCGCCGATCCTGGAGAAGGATCTTCGAAATATGCCGGATACACTGATACTTACCGCTGAGTTCGATCCTCTTCGGGATGAAGGAGAGGCATTTGGTGAAAAGCTGAAGGAAGCGGGAAATCGTGTGGAAGTGCACAGGATCGCAGGTGCGTTTCACGGGTATTTTGCACTGGGAATCAAATTTCTGCATGTGCAGGAGAGCTTTGCATATGTAAATCGTTTTCTGGAAACAGAGGAACAGGAAGAAGGAAAGCATCATGAAGAACGAATATGCACAGTGGAGAAAACTTGA
- a CDS encoding HD domain-containing protein, translating to MIYTALTKKAMKVAYEAHHGQTDRSGTPYIFHPFHVAEQMDDELSVCTALLHDVIEDTEITFEDLTGEFPEEVVEALRCLTRDKNKNYFDYIRNLRKNPIAKKVKQADLLHNSDVTRLSDCENMSAEQISRLHGRYKRALEILHDAR from the coding sequence ATGATTTATACAGCTTTGACGAAAAAAGCTATGAAGGTGGCATACGAGGCACATCATGGACAGACAGATCGAAGCGGGACACCTTATATCTTTCATCCATTTCATGTAGCGGAGCAAATGGATGATGAACTCAGTGTATGTACGGCACTTCTGCACGATGTGATAGAAGATACAGAGATCACATTTGAGGATCTTACCGGAGAATTTCCGGAAGAGGTTGTGGAGGCATTACGTTGTCTTACAAGAGATAAGAATAAGAATTATTTTGATTATATCCGGAATCTTCGGAAAAATCCGATCGCAAAAAAAGTGAAGCAGGCTGATCTGCTCCACAATTCTGATGTAACACGTCTTTCTGACTGCGAAAATATGTCTGCTGAACAGATATCACGGCTGCACGGAAGATATAAACGGGCTTTGGAGATACTTCATGATGCCAGGTGA
- a CDS encoding type II toxin-antitoxin system HicB family antitoxin: MKFIYPAVFRPTEDKKYNAFFPDLACCEANGDTLDDAIENANAAAYDWIYTELMEFEGKLPPVSDESDLELQEGDVVRNISVNIRFQDGWDE; this comes from the coding sequence ATGAAATTTATATATCCCGCAGTTTTCCGTCCCACAGAGGACAAAAAATACAATGCTTTTTTCCCGGATCTTGCCTGCTGTGAAGCCAACGGTGACACGCTGGATGATGCCATCGAAAATGCCAATGCAGCTGCATACGACTGGATCTACACAGAGCTTATGGAATTTGAGGGAAAGCTTCCTCCGGTTTCCGATGAGAGCGATCTGGAGCTTCAGGAGGGAGATGTTGTCCGCAATATCTCTGTAAATATCCGTTTTCAGGATGGCTGGGACGAATAA